One Scyliorhinus torazame isolate Kashiwa2021f chromosome 17, sScyTor2.1, whole genome shotgun sequence genomic window, catgcttgacaccttcccgGAAGAATACCGAAGAATCAGTCTcaccctcaacctcaagaagactcatgtCTTTTACCAACCTGCTCCAGGTcaagatccggtctctccctccatcaagatcaacggagtgtgatgaatgcaagaaattgttatatatattgtattttatatctgttgcagtaatgttattaaaagcctggatGAAGGTATATATTTGCTGCAGTAATTTTTTtgagaacctaggttaaggtacccAGACTGTGTGCCTGCTAAAACTGTAAATAAGGTGTTGTAAGAGTGAGATAATCATTCATTCTGACCACTTATTTGATTACAGATAAGGGCTAATAGAATCGTGTTTATTTTTTCGACGGTTCCTGGGGTATAGATAATAGCTAATCAGGTCATGGAACATCTTAGTAGGATACAGATGTTGTaattaatgggaggggccaggtctggtttgcagttttgccaaatgctctcAAATtgtctctctccaaaagtctctacacGCAGGACCGCAAGTAAACCTGTtttattaactttatttataagtggcatttgcaaTGTATTGGGACTGCTTGTTTGGAATATTGATAGTAAAGGTGTACGGGataagttaaagtgtttccttttattttcagaactgtttaactgttaattgttgaGCTATTTCTGTGATGGTAATGTGGTTACGTGGTTAACACTGTATTAAAATACAGACGCCACCTCAAggtcctggagaggtaccatcagtgTATGAATTCATTAGTGtaataattttttattttttaaaaatgtttttattctccattttcacattttccttcaaaatttacaccccacccataaacagtaaacggtaacaaatacaaaatcaatccccttaacaataccaacgatcccatcctccaaccaccccaaacaacggtccacctgtcaatatatgcatccagtaaatcaaaccctcccacggtggaaacaaaaaacaaaggagaaaaagaaaaaggagtctgggaccatccatggtcaccattaacctatagagtctactccccctcccccacctacgctcaacgccatccaacctctgaaagagtaccgtacatgatacccaagagttgtacagcagctcccccccccccccccccacccccacccccagtctccaactcctcccgtccactgcctcttgtaaaactcctcccccctacctcggttccttccccccaactttccaccctggctagaccactcggaccctgttctgccaggctccaatggccgtagcccctcccccccacctcactcctgttcactggccggcttaaaccagccagcgtggaggcccccgcccgggtccctttcccccttgcccggccctaggaaagcccatttctcaatttctcagttctgccacagtccttctgccttcgcaaactcctccgctgcttccgccgttccaaaataaaagtccatgagcttgtaagtcaccctcaacttcgctggatatacaatgccgcactgcaccttgctaatgtacagtgccctcttcacccggttgaaggcagcccgcctcctcgccagctccaccgtaaagtcctggtatacacgtataccagctccagcccactgcatcacccgcttctgcttggcccagctcaggaccttctccttcacactgtacctacggaagcacagagtcactacccttggcagctcactcgcctttggtacaggcctccacgattgatgagcccgatccagttcatatcgggagggatcctccccctcccccaatagttttgtcagcatcgcggcaaaatactcagtcggcctcggtccttcaactccttcgggcagccccacaatcctcaaattctgtcacctggatctgttttccaggtcttccatttttcctcgcagatccttgttaatgtccatcaccttccgcatctccttccgcattgaggcaagttgatcatcgtgctgcaataatgtctcctccccttccttcagcgcctccccttgctctcacacctccgccactgcgctcgccaccgccgtcgtcaccggggaaattgcctcctccaccagcacactcaaaacctccctcatctccttcctcattgtctccatgtattttgtaaactgcctttcgaattccgcagccatcaccttagttatttcttcagccgtaagcaatgcagcctcccctggtgctccagcctccattttccttggtgaccccacggtgacctttccactcctcgacggccgtttttttgctcaccctcgacatttttcttcactgtgccttcgctgagccgcctctgtgccttctccctgcttttgccgcctccgtggaccctgggaccgggcttaaagccccgaaaatgccattcccgaactgcctcccgcccgccgtcaccggaagtctccattAGTGTAATAATaatatactaataatctttattgtcacaaggtggcttacattaacactgcaattaagttactgtgaaaagcccctagtcgccacattctggcacctgttcggatacacaaagggagaattcataatgtccaattcacctaataaacacgtctttcgggatttgtgggaggaaaccggagcacccggatgaaacccacgcagacacaggtaaaaAATACTGACttagcacagacagtggcccaagccgggaatcaaacctgggaccctggcgctgtgaagcaacagtgctatccactgtgctaccgtgccggccacgTAGTGCCATATGTGTAATGTATCAATGCATGTATCTCtttctgtgtgtatcagtgtaatcatctctttcagtgtgtgtgtcagtgtataaaTCTCATTCAATGTTAGTTTATCAATGTATTAGTCTCATTCACAGTGTGTGTATCACCCCAATCACATCCAGTGTGTGTACCAGTGTATGAATGTCATTTAGTGTGCTTTTCAGTGTATGAAGCTCAttcagtgtgtatgtgtatatcAGTGTAAGAAATTCATTCAGTGTATGAATCTCATtcacagtgtgtgtatcagtgtatgaTCGCGAATCTCATTTAATGTGTGCACCAGCGTATGAATCACATTCAGTGTGTGCTTAATAGTGTAGGAGActcattcagtgtgtgtgtgtttcagtgtatgaTTCACATTCAGTGTGTGTGCCCATCAGTATATGAAActcattcagtgtgtgtgtggtggtgtgtgtgccagtgtatgaATCTCGTTCAATGTTTGTTTACCAATGTATTAATCAGTTtcacagtgtgtgtatcagtgtatgaACCCAATCTCATTCAGTGTGTGTACCAGTGTATGAATCTCATTcagtgtgtttttatcagtgtacGATGGTCATTCAGTGTGTCTCTATCAGTGTATAAATCTcattcagtgtgtgtgtatcagtgcatgAATCCCAtttagtgtgtgtttcagtgtatgaatttcaatcagtgtgtgtgtatatcagtgtgtgaacCAATTCAATGTGGGTATATTTGTGTATGATTCTTATTCAGTGCATCAATTTATGAACCTCATGTGTGTACCAGTGTATGAAATCTCATTTAGAGTGCGTGTACCAGTGTGTGAACCTCATATAGCGTGTGTGTACCAGTGTATGAATCTCAtttagtgtgtgtatcagtgtatgaATCCCATTCAATGTGGGTGTATAAGTGTATGATTCCCATTCAGCGTGTGTATCAATTTATGAATCTtattcagtgtgtgtgtatcactgtACGAATCTCATTtaatgtgtgtgtatcagtgtacgAATCTTATTCAATGTGTGTTTATTAGTGTATGTATCTGATTTAATGTGTAGTAATGTATCAATCCCATTCAATGTGTATGTATCAGTATATGAATCTTATTCagcgtgtgtgtgtatcagtgtatgaATCTCATTCAACGTGTGTTTGTATCAGTGTATGAATCCCATTCGGTGTGTGTATATCAGTATATGAATCTCATTcagtgtgtgtatatcagtgtatgaatTTCATTgtgcgtgtgtatcagtgtatgAAACTcattcagtgtgtgtatcagtgtatgaATCATTCAATGTGTCTGTATGAGTCTATGAATCTTATTCAGTGCGTGTTTCATTCAGTGAATCTCATTCACTATGTTCATCAGTGTATATATTCCTTCAGTGTGTGTATCCCATTCAGTGTGTGCATCCCATTTAATTTGCGTATTCCATTCAGTTTGAGTATACCATTCATTCTGTTTATCCCATTCATTGTGTGTATCCAATTCAGTTTGTGTATCTAATTTTTGTGTATATCCCATTTAGTGTGTATATCCCATTCAGTTTGTGTATCTCATTCATTGTGTCTATCCCATTCAGTGTGTGTATCCCATTCAGTTTGTGTATTTAATTTTTGTGTATATTCCATTTAGTGTGTATATCCCATTCAGTTTGTGTATCTCATTCATTGTGTCTATCCCATTCAGCGTGTGTACCCCATTCAGTTTGTGTATTTAATTTTTGTGTATATTCCATTTAGTGTGTATATCCCATTCAGTTTGTGTATCTCATTCATTGTGTCTATCCCATTCAGTGTGTGTATCCCATTCAGTTTTTGCGTCTCATTCATTGTGTGTAACCCATTAATTGTGTGTATCCCATTCAGTGTGTGTATCCCATTCAGTGTGTGCATCTCATTCAGTGTGTGTACCCCATTCAGTGTGTGTATCCCATTCAGTGTGTGCATCCCATTCAGTGTGTGCATCTCATTCATTGTGTCTATCCCATTCAGTGTGTGTATCCCATTCAGTGTGTGTATCCCATTCAGTGTGTGCATCTCATTCATTGTGTCTATCCCATTCAGTGTGTGCATCTCATTCAGTGTGCGCATCTCATTCAGTGTGTGCATCCCATTCAGTGTGTGTTTCCCATTTGGTTTGTGTATCTCATTTGTTGTGTGCATCCCATTCAGTGTGTGTATCCCATTCGGTTTGTTTATCTCACTTCTGTGCATCTCAATCACTGTGTGTATCCCATTCAGTATGTGTATCCTATGAGGTGTGTTTGCAAAAGCAGAATGGCAGCATCTTCTTCCACCAACTGCAAATGTCCTCTGCCACTTGGAGAAGTACATCAGCTTCATTGATAACCTTCACAAACTCAAAATTAAAACAAGATGTCCATCAGAAATTAATGCAAAATTCCATGGCCCCTCGCAAATCAAAGAACATCCGTCAACAGCAGCAGTCATATTTATATCATGCCTTTAATGAAATAAAATGTcctgaggtgcttcacaggagtattataaaGCAAATTTTGAAAGCAATCACGTAAGGGGATATTTTGCAGTTAACAAAacgtttggtcaaagagataggattCAAGAAGTGTCTTAATAGAGAAATGCAAGGTTGCCAAGTTGAGAGTTGTAGAGTTTGGCTATTCCAGAGCAtcaggtccaggcagctgaagacacagccaccaatagtggaacaattaaaattggggatcttCAAGAGGCTAGAATGAGATGAGCACAGATGTCTCAGAGAATTTGGGGGCTGCAACAGATTAGAGGTGGGAAGGACAAGGACATGGATAAGTGTGAAAACAAGGGatgggaatttttaaaaatcaggatGCTGCTTAACCAGGGGCCAATGTAGGTTACAAGTATAGGGGTAATAGGTGAATGGAAATTGGAGcaagttaggatatgggcagcagattTTGGATTACAGATGATAGAATATGGCAGGATGGCCATGAATGGTTTATAATATCCAAGTCTAGAGTTAACAAAGACATGAATGAGgacttcagcagcagatgagctgaggaaaAGACGACACTGTGCACATCCACACATGTATACATCCCATACACTCAAATACATGCATGTACACACTCACGCATGAGCAGAGAAACATATCCACTCACACACGCAGAAAAACATGTATACAGACAAACACATACTCAGGTATTcacaattgacacacacacagactctgacacattgtgcacatgctcacacacacaaggAACCAAGCACACATGCAGACAGACATACAGGTGACAAGCACAAGTAGACATGGAGACAaaatcaaacagacacacacaaccagacacagactgacacaggtacagacacataTAGACAGATACACGATCATACAGACTCAACAGACAAAAGTCACCTTTTGGAAGGCTGAGGGCAGCTAAGTTCCTGTTTTCCCagacccatccaccaccaccctcccccacccccacccacgcagccttcccctccccccacagactgCAGAGAGCGAGGAGAAACAGAAGAAGCAGAATGGTTGTCAGTGGACTGAATGGCAAATGTTTTAACATGACAAAGAAAGCCGAGAACTGAGAGAAGCAGTGAGTCTGAGCTGTTCAGTGCATGCTAAACATTCAAATTAATTAAATTAAGATGGTGCGAGTGAGGTGCAAAGGTGACAGTGACCTCTGAGCTAATGGAAAAATTCACAGGGGGTTGTATACAGAAAGTGTGATGACTCAAAGCTAGCCCTCCAACTGCCCACCTAAAGAGATAGTGAGCAAACCTTTTTGCTGTAAATACACCTTCATTAACATTTCAATAGGATGGCATCTGACACGAGCAGCGTAACAAAGCTGTGAACTCTTACATTTTTCAAGAGACCTCCGTGACTGTCACTAAATTAAACCCTTCCCATGCCCCCTTTCTATTTCACCTTAAGTGCCACTCAGTCACTTGGTGCCCGCACTTCCAGTCCAATTATCAGCAACCCTGAAGCCACAAGCTGCTCTTCAGTAGCTAGCGATAGATTGCACTGGGCACAGGCCAGCTCGACAAACTTAACAGTGAGCAACACATTTACCAATAGCATTTGTACCTGGAGGCATCCTCTGCCTGCCGGCACAGCAAAAGCAATCAGAATGATCTAACAACAAGAACCCACCATGGGACAactctgaaataaaagcaaaatactgtggatgctggaaatcggaaataaaaacagtaaaCCTGGAAAAGCCCGGCAGGTCTGTCAGCATTTGTGGAATAGAATTCAAGTTCGGATGACCTCATCTACAAaacatttctctctccacaaatgctgctagacctgttgagtttttccagcattttgttcttTTTAATGGAAAACTCTTCCTCATTTCATACCATAGCGATCGAATTACTTACTCAGACAAGATATTGATAAGAATACAGATGATGTCAAACTGTTGCACTAGGGAGAGTATTTGGGACTGAGAGGGCCTGTGGGGGCAGAACAAAaccagctttgctctgtatctacccTGTAAATAACCCTCCACTgtggattaaagctccctctacattgccccatcaaacgctcccagagcaagtacagcaCAAGTTAGATACAGAATACAACTCTCTCTACACCAGAATAACAATGCGCCATTGCCCCAGACAATGCTCTTTCAAGCACCAATTTAACACTTTTTCTATTTCCAGACAAGACGGCCTGTAACCTACATGAATGAAATCAGTAATTAGTGCTGAATTCATGCTAGTTTGCGCAGTGGGCCAATGCCCTCTAGAAAATGAGTTGTGGCTGTCGGAGGTAATTTCACACAGCACGAATACTGGCAAGACAGAAAGCGGGCTCATCCCATTTCTCTCTGCTGGACTTCAACCCAAACCTACAGATTAAAATCTAATTCCAGGAATAGTAGCATTGTGGTAACtttgctggactagtaacccaaGGGCGGGATTAATAATCCCAGGACACAAATTCAAATATAATCGTGTTATCTGCttcaatttaaattaatttaattaataaatctgggattAAAAAACTAGTCTCAATATTGGTACAATGaaactagtgtgtgtgtgtgtgtgtgtcattgttgctggactagtactcCAGAGACCCAGTGCAATGTTCTGGGGACGCAGATTCAAATCCTGCCATTCCAAATTTTGGGATTTGAGTTCAATTGAAATCTAGTATTAAAAATCTAATGctaaccatgaaactattgtcaattgttgtaaaaacccatttggttcactaattcaCAGCTCGAGGAGCTACCAACAGCATGGAATGCATGTGCAATTCTCAATTGGTAACTCATTTGGAATCCATTGTAATGGAATGTTCGCTGGAAACCCACATTAAATTTTAACGTTTTTCCAAAATACGTTGCTTCCATTGGGTTACTTATTTAAAACTCTGGATGTCAAAAGCATATGAACCAGCATTTTCAGAATATATCAGTTGATCTAGTAGGATTCCAAGTGCTGAAGAGGACTAATCTCTCACTCAGGACACTCTGCACAGTCAATTGGTACCTCAGTAACAGCAATGAGCCATTCAATCCCTCGAGTTCTCTGCGCCACTCAATTTGGTCATCATCCCAACTCCATTTCCACAGCATAAGTGAGGGTAGCAGTCTCCCTTCTGACTCAGAAGGTTATGGGCTCAAGGCCCACTCCAGACAGTTGAGCACATAATCCagtgtagtgctgagggagtgctgctctgttagagTTGCCACCTTTCAAGACAAAATATTATACCCAGGCCCTGTCTACTCTGACAGATggtatggcacggtagcacagtggttagcactgttgcttcacagtgccagggtcacagatttgattcccggcttgggtcactgaatgtgtggtgtctgcacgtactccctgtgtctgtgtgcgtttactccaggtgctctggttttctcccacaagttctgaaagatagAACGTAGAacgtagaatatacagtgcagaaggaggccattcggcccatcgagtctgcaccgacccacttaagacctcacttccaccctatccccgtaacccaataaccccctcctaacctttttggtcactaagggcaatttatcatggccaatccacctaacctgcacgtctttggactgtggtgcccagatgtgcttgttaggtgaattggacattctgaattctccctcagtgtacccgaacaggcgccggaatgtggtgactaggggcttttcacagtaacttcattgcagtgttaatggaaagcCTACttttggcaataataaagattattagaagatCCCAAggatgtgttgtggggaacaggagTGGAGGTATCCCTGTTCATATTTGGCTCTTAGTTAACAACACAAAAGCAGaatttctggtcattatcacaatgtTGTTTGTGAGAGTATGCTGTGTGCAAATTTGCTGCCTTGATTCTGGCATTACAACAGAGACTATACTTCAATAGTGTGCATCACTGAAATTCTCTGTCCTGAAAGATTGTGGGTGTTCCCTTGTTAAGtatatttaaaacagagatagaaatTAGGGGAAATTGAGGGATATGGAAGcgggtggaaaagtggagttgaggtagaaggtCAGACATGATTGTATTGACTGgcaaagcaggctcaaggggttgtATGATTTGCTTCTATTTTCTTGTTTTCTTACATGCTGCTGAAACCCTTGTTACCTCTACACTTCATCACCTCAGAACGCTCCTGGCTACACTCTTATTCATCCATCACCCTTGTTCTCACTGACTCACgttggctcctggttaagcaacacTTCAATTTTAAAACTCACATTCTTGTTATCAAATCCTTCATGGTCTCATtcgtccctatctctgcaatctgctccagccccacaacccccttaGATATCTGTGCTCCACTAATTCTTGCCTGTTGagcatctccaattttaattgctctgccattggtGATTGTGGCTTCAGTGCCTAGACCGTAAGTTCTGGAATTCTCTCCTTAACCCTCTCAGCTTCTTTACTTCAGTTTCCTCCTTGCAGACACCCTTTAAACCtacctccttgaccaagctttttgtcCTCTCAGTTAATATCTCCTTCAGGGACACAAGTGTCAAATTTTGGCAAATGCCTTGGCGCTCTTCAttacgttaaaggtgctatataaatagcaAAAGGTCCCATTTGTTGCTCATTCAGACAACATCCACAAACATTGCCTTGTCTACGGTATTAGTGACGTCGCAAAGAAATTTCAACCAGATCACTCAGGCAAGATCCGTCCTTCACAACTGCATGCGGGCTCACTCTGGTCAGCTCTTACAGTCAGAGCCCAAGCATTCGGCCCCAATTACAAATACTAGTAGCTTTTCTGTAACTGATGTTAAAACTGTCACTCTCTGATATTGACCAACCAATTGGTTGACTCTAAGGCTGAAAGGTGTCAATAATTACATCAATACCCACAGGTTGGACTTACCCAAGCACTCGTTTGCTTCGCGAGCAGTCGCTCTTTGCCATGGCCGGTCATAGTGAAAGGGCTTGCACTTGTCGCACTCTGGGCCAGCAGTGTTGTGTTTGCAGTCACAATTCAGATTCTCTTCTTTGTCCTTGACACAACGTGAAGCATGCCCATTACACTTGCAGCGCCCACCGACCTGCAAATCAGCCACTGCATAATGGTAGGACTctctcatcacccccccctcctcctccttcccgtcTCTGCCactgtaatgtctatcctggtcccGCTGGGGGTGAGGTCTGCTGAAGACCACCCGAATATCTGTGGCTGTCACCCAGTCCTGCAGGACTGGACTGTTGTCAAAGTCCTGGGCAGAGGGACGTCCATCAAGGGTACTGAATGCGATCAGTCCCCCTGTCAAAGGATAGAGATCAGTGTATCCATCTGTGCAAAGAGCTTCTTGTTCATTCTGCTTCGAAATGATTGCTTTGTTTGGCTTATTGTACATTTTCCTGCACTGTGAGGAATAATACTGAAAGGGAACCCAATTTTTCCCATAGTCCATTGATTTAAATATTCCCATAGATTCTGGCCGAGGAGAGCAAAACTGCAAACTGACATAAGTGATTTCAAATTTCTTattcagcgagagagtgagagtgacatttTGCAGAGGATTATGAAACTCTTCAGATTGCCAACAGCTAAGGTTGTGAGCATTGTTTAAATCGGTCAGGTAGGTGGCAGGGTGAGCGCTCCTGGGATCTGAAGCATCACAGATTTGACACATCTTAGTCTTCACGCCCATCTTCTCATTAAAGAAGCAATATCTGTTTGGAGGCCTCCCACAAGTACTGGACACCTGTACCTCCCTGGCAAAGCCAGCGTTGACAAAATCTGGAATGCAACGTTTAGGCTGCCCTCCTTCATCGTAACAGGGATCTGAGGAGCCATGCTGTGGTGCAAACGCATTGAGAGCATAGGAACCCCTGAGAATGCAGGTAAATAGCAGCACTGGCCCAAACTGCATCATCTACAATTCAGGAAAGGGCTG contains:
- the LOC140394259 gene encoding netrin-3-like encodes the protein MMQFGPVLLFTCILRGSYALNAFAPQHGSSDPCYDEGGQPKRCIPDFVNAGFAREVQVSSTCGRPPNRYCFFNEKMGVKTKMCQICDASDPRSAHPATYLTDLNNAHNLSCWQSEEFHNPLQNVTLTLSLNKKFEITYVSLQFCSPRPESMGIFKSMDYGKNWVPFQYYSSQCRKMYNKPNKAIISKQNEQEALCTDGYTDLYPLTGGLIAFSTLDGRPSAQDFDNSPVLQDWVTATDIRVVFSRPHPQRDQDRHYSGRDGKEEEGGVMRESYHYAVADLQVGGRCKCNGHASRCVKDKEENLNCDCKHNTAGPECDKCKPFHYDRPWQRATAREANECLACNCNLHARRCRFNMELYKLSGRKSGGVCLNCRHNTAGRHCHYCKEGFYRDLTKVITHRKACRACDCHPVGAAGKTCNQTTGQCPCKDGVTGITCNRCAKGYQQSRSPVAPCIKIPTVSPRWVASSTEEPADCESYCKPVKGNLKINMKKYCKKDYAVQVNVLDMETVSEWAKFTVNIVSVYRSRDEKIKRADQFLWINMKDLACKCPKIQITKKYLVMGNTDSVSERLGGLVADKNSLVIQWRDVWTRRLRKFQRKEKKGKCGKA